The genomic interval GCCTTTTGGATAGTGCTGAGTCTGTGCGCGACGGCAATCGTGGTACGGCCCCGGGCCGCAGCATCCAAGGCAGCCTGGACGACCTTCTCGGACTCCGAGTCCAGCGCCGAGGTAGCTtcatccagaagaagaatctTGGGGTTGCGCAGGAGGGCACGCGCGATGGCGACACGCTGCTTCTGGCCGCCGGATAACATGCCGCCCTTGCTGCCAACCACCGTGTCGAAGCCTTCTGGGAGAGACATGATGAAGTCGTAAATGTTGGCGTCTTTGCAGCACTGGACGAGGGCTTCTTCGGggacatcctcggcgtctgTGCCTAGCAGGATGTTCTCCTTGATGGTGCCCTGGTACAGGGTTGGTTCCTGGCTGACGAGCGACAGGTGGCTGCGGTACGAGTTGACATTGAGGTCGGCGATATTCTTGTCGTCGATGTAGACGCCGCCCGAGAGGGCGTCGTAGAATCGCTCCAGGAGGGCGATGGTTGTACTCTTGCCGCATCCGCTAGGTCCGACTAGGGCAATGTACTGGCCCGGCTGGACACTCAGGTTCAGACCACGTAGGACGGGTTGTTCGGGCCGGGTCGGGTAGCGGAAGTGCACGTCGCGGAACTCGATGACGCCGTTGACGGTGtcgagcttctcgccctcttcgGACCAAGTGTCGATGGCAGGGCGGCGGTCGAATAGCGTCCTAAACTCGGCGGCGGCGTTCTTAGCCTTGCCCATGTCCGGAGAGAACGAGAACACCGTCCCCGCGGACTGCGCACCAAACAGAATCTCACTGAAGCAGACGAAGAACTGGAAGGTGGAGTACTCGTGCTTTCCGAGCAATGTACCGCCATACCAGAATCCCAGAGCAACGCAGAAGAACACCAGCGCTTGGGACATGGAATACAGCGTCGACGACCGGACGACCGACATGAGACTCGAGtgagcctgctcctcgagctggccgtGATACACCGACCAGACATCTGCCTCGCGCGTGAGAGAAGCCACAGTGCGGATGGCCGAGGTGGCTTCGCAGGCATAGCTGGCAGATACTTCATAGGCCGCCTTGGAGCGCTGCTGGAACGCAGCGAGCATGTAAAACCGGTAGAAGCCAcaggcaagaagaacgggaACGACCGAAATGCAAACCAGAGCCAGCTTCCACCCAAAGGAAAGGGAGATGACTATCGCTGCGATGAGGGTTGTGGAGGTCATCAGGATCGTGCCGAGCGTCTGTCCACTGATCCCAGACAGATGCTTCGTCTCTGTCGAAAGGAAAGAGGTCAAGGCACCAGTgctgttttcttctttgtcgAAGAAGTTGATATCCTGACGGAGCATGGTCCGGAATGCTTGGCTGCGTGCCTTGCGGATAAGTCGCTCAGAGCTAAAGGCAAAGGCAACACCGTGGATCGAGAAGGTGAAGAACTGGACAATGCCAACGACCAGGAACATCAGCGACCAAAAGTCGGCTTGGGATCGCAGCTTGGCGTGCATGCTCGCGGGTAGAGACAGCGCGCTGATCGCGTGGGCGTACAGGAAAGCCTGGGCGGGCTGGCCACCGCcggccaagatggaggaaaagaggcCGACGACCATATACTTCCACTCTTCCTTGTTGAACGAGGCGATAAACTTGATCAGAGTCAACAGGGAGTATTTGTGGCGAGCCTCTGAGCCCCTCTTCGAGAGGACAACACTCGAAACCGACTTGCGAGTCTCGGTGCGTCTGAAATCCTCCTCGGGGAGAAGAACCTCTTCATCTTTCAAACCACTCGCGCCACTGGCGACAGACTTAACGCGCGACATGTGCTTCTTGGCGATGGaggcgtcgtcgtcgtcctcgtctgtggtctcctccagcgcatcagcttccttctcctcgttgATGCGTTGCGCCTCCACGAGTTTGTGGTAGGGACCACCCTTCTCAACCAAGTCGTCGTGAGTACCCTGCTCGACGATCTGTCCGTTGACAAAGACCACAATGTTGTGCGCGGATTTGATAGTGGACAGGCGGTGGGCAATCACAATCGTAGTGCGACCCTCCGCGGCCTTGTCGAGTGCCGCCTGGACAACACCCTCGGACTTCGTATCCAGGGCCGAAGTGGCTTCGTCCAGCAGCAAGATCTTGGGGTCGCTCACAACCGCGCGAGCAATGGCAATACGCTGCTTCTGACCACCAGACAGCAAGAACCCTCGCTGACCGACGTTGGTCTCATATCCCTCGGGAAGACCCGTGATGAACTCATGGGCAttggccatcttggccgC from Penicillium psychrofluorescens genome assembly, chromosome: 5 carries:
- a CDS encoding uncharacterized protein (ID:PFLUO_008362-T1.cds;~source:funannotate), whose product is MQQPEEGAVSVDKMAEETVPAPELEEKPRDHTYDSGSTLSANGKEKEEAPKAAIAIDEDAVFAHLPEHEKAILKKQLDAPVVKISWFGLYRYASHMDILILVVSAICAIAAGAALPLFTILFGSLATSFKTIALHQSSYDSFYHELTKNVLYFVYLGIAEFVTVYISTVGFIYTGEHVTQKIREHYLEAILRQNIAYFDKLGAGEVTTRITADTNLIQDGVSEKVGLTLTAVATFVTAFVVAYVKYAPLAGICTSTIVALVLIMGGGSRFIIKFSKLSLESTGAGGTVAEEVISSIRNATAFGTQDKLAKQYEAHLQVSERWGMRLQMALGVMVGAMFGIMFLNYGLGFWMGSRFLVEQKVDVGQVLTILMAILIGSFSLGNVSPNGQAFTSAVAAAAKIFSTIDRASPVDPTTDKGVILEHVEGDIQFRNVRHIYPSRPEVTVMEDVSLSIPAGKTTALVGPSGSGKSTIVGLVERFYLPVGGTVLLDGHDIQELNLRWLRQQISLVSQEPVLFGTTIYQNIRQGLIGTRFEQESEEKVRELIEDAAKMANAHEFITGLPEGYETNVGQRGFLLSGGQKQRIAIARAVVSDPKILLLDEATSALDTKSEGVVQAALDKAAEGRTTIVIAHRLSTIKSAHNIVVFVNGQIVEQGTHDDLVEKGGPYHKLVEAQRINEEKEADALEETTDEDDDDASIAKKHMSRVKSVASGASGLKDEEVLLPEEDFRRTETRKSVSSVVLSKRGSEARHKYSLLTLIKFIASFNKEEWKYMVVGLFSSILAGGGQPAQAFLYAHAISALSLPASMHAKLRSQADFWSLMFLVVGIVQFFTFSIHGVAFAFSSERLIRKARSQAFRTMLRQDINFFDKEENSTGALTSFLSTETKHLSGISGQTLGTILMTSTTLIAAIVISLSFGWKLALVCISVVPVLLACGFYRFYMLAAFQQRSKAAYEVSASYACEATSAIRTVASLTREADVWSVYHGQLEEQAHSSLMSVVRSSTLYSMSQALVFFCVALGFWYGGTLLGKHEYSTFQFFVCFSEILFGAQSAGTVFSFSPDMGKAKNAAAEFRTLFDRRPAIDTWSEEGEKLDTVNGVIEFRDVHFRYPTRPEQPVLRGLNLSVQPGQYIALVGPSGCGKSTTIALLERFYDALSGGVYIDDKNIADLNVNSYRSHLSLVSQEPTLYQGTIKENILLGTDAEDVPEEALVQCCKDANIYDFIMSLPEGFDTVVGSKGGMLSGGQKQRVAIARALLRNPKILLLDEATSALDSESEKVVQAALDAAARGRTTIAVAHRLSTIQKADIIYVFDQGKIVESGTHHELLKNKGRYFELVNLQSLGKTH